One genomic segment of Panicum virgatum strain AP13 chromosome 2N, P.virgatum_v5, whole genome shotgun sequence includes these proteins:
- the LOC120658435 gene encoding HMG1/2-like protein isoform X1, translating into MKSRARSSGADSRYDSIRPPPFPHFRDVYLVVSIRFAWGSDWVSFAVVGWSWCRLSVRKSKAEKDPNKPKRPPSAFFVFMEEFRKDYKEKHPNVKQVSVIGKAGGDKWKSLSDAEKAPFVSKAEKLKAEYTKKMDAYNNKTAGGPTASGDSDKSKSEVNDEDEEVREKSRLLALPCGDE; encoded by the exons ATGAAGTCGAGGGCGAGGTCCAGCGGAGCCGACTCCAGGTACGATTCGATCCGGCCGCCTCCTTTCCCCCATTTCCGGGATGTTTATCTGGTGGTTTCGATTCGTTTTGCTTGGGGTTCTGACTGGGTTTCGTTTGCTGTTGTTGGTTGGTCGTGGTGCAGGCTCTCCGTGAGGAAGTCCAAGGCCGAGAAGGACCCGAACAAGCCCAAAAGGCCTCCGAGCGCCTTCTTCGTCTTCAT GGAGGAGTTCAGGAAGGACTACAAGGAGAAGCACCCCAATGTCAAGCAAGTCTCCGTG ATTGGCAAGGCTGGTGGTGACAAGTGGAAGTCCCTGTCCGATGCT GAGAAAGCTCCCTTCGTGTCCAAGGCCGAGAAGCTCAAAGCTGAGTACACCAAGAAGATGGACGCCTACAATAACAAGACG GCTGGAGGCCCTACAGCTTCTGGTGACTCTGACAAGTCCAAGTCCGAGGTGAACGACGAGGATGAGGAGGTGAGAGAGAAGAGCCGCCTTCTTGCTCTTCCTTGT GGTGACGAGTGA
- the LOC120658435 gene encoding HMG1/2-like protein isoform X4, whose protein sequence is MKSRARSSGADSRLSVRKSKAEKDPNKPKRPPSAFFVFMEEFRKDYKEKHPNVKQVSVIGKAGGDKWKSLSDAEKAPFVSKAEKLKAEYTKKMDAYNNKTAGGPTASGDSDKSKSEVNDEDEEGDE, encoded by the exons ATGAAGTCGAGGGCGAGGTCCAGCGGAGCCGACTCCAG GCTCTCCGTGAGGAAGTCCAAGGCCGAGAAGGACCCGAACAAGCCCAAAAGGCCTCCGAGCGCCTTCTTCGTCTTCAT GGAGGAGTTCAGGAAGGACTACAAGGAGAAGCACCCCAATGTCAAGCAAGTCTCCGTG ATTGGCAAGGCTGGTGGTGACAAGTGGAAGTCCCTGTCCGATGCT GAGAAAGCTCCCTTCGTGTCCAAGGCCGAGAAGCTCAAAGCTGAGTACACCAAGAAGATGGACGCCTACAATAACAAGACG GCTGGAGGCCCTACAGCTTCTGGTGACTCTGACAAGTCCAAGTCCGAGGTGAACGACGAGGATGAGGAG GGTGACGAGTGA
- the LOC120658435 gene encoding HMG1/2-like protein isoform X2: MKSRARSSGADSRYDSIRPPPFPHFRDVYLVVSIRFAWGSDWVSFAVVGWSWCRLSVRKSKAEKDPNKPKRPPSAFFVFMEEFRKDYKEKHPNVKQVSVIGKAGGDKWKSLSDAEKAPFVSKAEKLKAEYTKKMDAYNNKTAGGPTASGDSDKSKSEVNDEDEEGDE; the protein is encoded by the exons ATGAAGTCGAGGGCGAGGTCCAGCGGAGCCGACTCCAGGTACGATTCGATCCGGCCGCCTCCTTTCCCCCATTTCCGGGATGTTTATCTGGTGGTTTCGATTCGTTTTGCTTGGGGTTCTGACTGGGTTTCGTTTGCTGTTGTTGGTTGGTCGTGGTGCAGGCTCTCCGTGAGGAAGTCCAAGGCCGAGAAGGACCCGAACAAGCCCAAAAGGCCTCCGAGCGCCTTCTTCGTCTTCAT GGAGGAGTTCAGGAAGGACTACAAGGAGAAGCACCCCAATGTCAAGCAAGTCTCCGTG ATTGGCAAGGCTGGTGGTGACAAGTGGAAGTCCCTGTCCGATGCT GAGAAAGCTCCCTTCGTGTCCAAGGCCGAGAAGCTCAAAGCTGAGTACACCAAGAAGATGGACGCCTACAATAACAAGACG GCTGGAGGCCCTACAGCTTCTGGTGACTCTGACAAGTCCAAGTCCGAGGTGAACGACGAGGATGAGGAG GGTGACGAGTGA
- the LOC120658307 gene encoding receptor-like serine/threonine-protein kinase SD1-8, which translates to MKIRMKYKHNGERRGERVVSWKGPDDPSPGSFAYGADPVTFLQMFVWNGTRPALRSAPWTGFMVDGQYPANSSAYIYVAIVNTEEDTYISYSLSDGAAHTRYVLTYSGEYQLQSWNGSSSAWAVLGKWPTWECNRYAHCGPYGYCDSTMAAPTCRCLDGFEPANSDEWSSGRFSRGCRQKEALRCGDGDGDGFLALPGMKSPDKFVLVPNRTAGECAAECAKNCSCVAYAYANLSSSGSSKGDVTRCLVWAGELIDTEKMGDMAGGETLYLRSAGLDDTGSRSRANTHAMKIVLPTVLVSSTVILAGTILACFKLQARKRNREDHRKLELILGGTGTSDGLGEGNTAQDFEFPFVRFEDIVVATDNFSEACKIGQGGFGKVYKAMLSGKEVAIKRLSKDSEQGTNEFRNEVVLIARLQHRNLVRLLGCSVQGDEKTLIYEYLPNKSLDATLFDNSRKMLLDWPIRFNIVKGVARGLLYLHQDSRLTIIHRDLKAANVLLDGEMRPKIADFGMARIFSDNQTKANTRRVAGTYGYMAPEYAMEGIFSIKSDVYSFGVLLVEIVTGVRRSSIDDIMGFPNLIIYAWNMWKEGKTGHLADSSIMDTCLPDEILLCIQVALLCLQENPDDRPHMSYVVLSLENRSTTLPKPNQPAYFTQRSTEMEQIIYNKNSVNTLTLTNIEAR; encoded by the exons ATGAAGATCCGGATGAAGTACAAGCACAACGGGGAGCGCCGTGGCGAGCGCGTCGTGTCGTGGAAGGGCCCCGACGACCCCTCGCCGGGAAGCTTCGCCTACGGCGCGGACCCGGTCACGTTCCTCCAGATGTTCGTCTGGAACGGGACGCGCCCGGCGCTGCGCAGCGCCCCCTGGACGGGCTTCATGGTGGACGGCCAGTACCCGGCGAACTCCAGCGCCTACATCTACGTGGCCATCGTCAACACCGAGGAGGACACCTACATATCCTACAGCCTCTCCGACGGCGCCGCCCACACCAGGTACGTGCTGACCTACTCCGGCGAGTACCAGCTCCAGAGCTGGAACGGCAGCTCGTCGGCGTGGGCGGTTCTCGGCAAATGGCCGACCTGGGAGTGCAACCGCTACGCCCACTGCGGGCCGTACGGCTACTGCGACAGCACCATGGCTGCTCCGACGTGCAGGTGCCTCGACGGCTTCGAGCCTGCCAACTCCGACGAGTGGAGCAGCGGCAGGTTCTCGCGAGGGTGCCGGCAGAAGGAGGCGTTGCggtgcggcgacggcgacggcgacggcttcTTGGCCTTGCCGGGGATGAAGTCGCCGGACAAGTTCGTGCTCGTCCCGAACCGAACCGCCGGGGAGTGCGCGGCGGAGTGCGCCAAGAACTGTTCGTGTGTCGCGTACGCTTACGCCAACCTGAGCAGCAGCGGATCATCCAAGGGGGACGTGACGAGGTGCTTGGTTTGGGCCGGCGAGCTGATTGACACGGAGAAGATGGGTGATATGGCTGGCGGTGAGACGCTGTACCTCCGGTCTGCAGGCTTGGATGATACTG GTAGCAGAAGCAGGGCAAATACCCATGCAATGAAGATTGTGCTGCCTACTGTGTTAGTAAGTAGCACTGTGATACTTGCGGGCACTATCCTTGCATGCTTCAAGTTACAAG CTAGGAAAAGAAATAGGGAAGATCACAGGAAGCTTGAGTTAATTCTGGGTGGTACTGGTACATCTGATGGGCTTGGGGAAGGAAACACGGCCCAAGATTTTGAATTCCCTTTTGTCAGATTTGAGGATATTGTGGTTGCAACAGACAATTTCTCAGAAGCATGTAAGATTGGGCAGGGAGGTTTTGGCAAAGTTTATAAG GCCATGTTGAGTGGTAAGGAAGTTGCTATCAAAAGGCTGAGTAAGGATTCTGAGCAAGGAACCAATGAATTCAGGAATGAAGTTGTTCTAATTGCCAGATTGCAACATAGAAATTTGGTTCGACTTCTTGGTTGCAGTGTTCAGGGTGATGAAAAGACGTTGATTTATGAGTATTTGCCTAATAAAAGCTTAGACGCCACCCTTTTTG ATAATTCAAGGAAAATGTTGTTAGATTGGCCGATACGATTCAATATAGTCAAAGGAGTCGCAAGAGGACTTCTTTATCTCCACCAAGATTCGAGACTGACAATAATTCACAGAGATCTCAAAGCCGCTAATGTTTTACTAGATGGAGAGATGAGACCCAAGATAGCAGATTTTGGCATGGCAAGGATCTTCAGTGACAACCAAACAAAGGCAAATACACGTCGTGTTGCTGGAACATA TGGCTATATGGCTCCAGAGtatgcaatggaaggcatcttCTCTATTAAGTCTGATGTATACAGCTTTGGTGTGCTTCTCGTGGAGATTGTAACTGGTGTAAGAAGAAGCTCAATTGATGACATAATGGGTTTTCCAAATCTTATAATCTAT GCATGGAATATGTGGAAGGAAGGAAAGACAGGACATCTGGCAGATTCATCTATTATGGATACTTGTTTGCCAGATGAAATTTTGCTTTGTATTCAAGTAGCACTGCTTTGTCTTCAAGAAAACCCAGATGATAGGCCACATATGTCATATGTTGTGCTCTCGCTGGAGAATAGAAGCACCACACTTCCGAAGCCAAATCAGCCTGCATACTTTACGCAAAGGAGCACTGAGATGGAGcaaataatatataataaaaattcTGTGAACACTCTTACTCTTACCAACATAGAAGCAcggtaa
- the LOC120658435 gene encoding HMG1/2-like protein isoform X3 produces MKSRARSSGADSRLSVRKSKAEKDPNKPKRPPSAFFVFMEEFRKDYKEKHPNVKQVSVIGKAGGDKWKSLSDAEKAPFVSKAEKLKAEYTKKMDAYNNKTAGGPTASGDSDKSKSEVNDEDEEVREKSRLLALPCGDE; encoded by the exons ATGAAGTCGAGGGCGAGGTCCAGCGGAGCCGACTCCAG GCTCTCCGTGAGGAAGTCCAAGGCCGAGAAGGACCCGAACAAGCCCAAAAGGCCTCCGAGCGCCTTCTTCGTCTTCAT GGAGGAGTTCAGGAAGGACTACAAGGAGAAGCACCCCAATGTCAAGCAAGTCTCCGTG ATTGGCAAGGCTGGTGGTGACAAGTGGAAGTCCCTGTCCGATGCT GAGAAAGCTCCCTTCGTGTCCAAGGCCGAGAAGCTCAAAGCTGAGTACACCAAGAAGATGGACGCCTACAATAACAAGACG GCTGGAGGCCCTACAGCTTCTGGTGACTCTGACAAGTCCAAGTCCGAGGTGAACGACGAGGATGAGGAGGTGAGAGAGAAGAGCCGCCTTCTTGCTCTTCCTTGT GGTGACGAGTGA